In one Tripterygium wilfordii isolate XIE 37 chromosome 22, ASM1340144v1, whole genome shotgun sequence genomic region, the following are encoded:
- the LOC119990499 gene encoding uncharacterized protein LOC119990499 has protein sequence MGVKVATTCFQLPQPVIPHPSSSSQALASAISSPSSKRRCLSEGGATTFVCRYVQRLDRSALFGSPSSSKLRRSRSYEYPKSGVRTMRRACSASLDSFSDEEFSKKMQELALRFQLSDVEDNDNGNNASVDDESEVASDTRDSHDNSLESSEFIQASIEMKANSVDLPLSLRMIKKKMQWQEGFGEAGESAYCSVQKAFSSMVFIIRELQSYTLQMREFLFYEDLQGILGRVQKEMHASFVWLFQQVFSHTPTLMVYVMILLANFSVHSMASNAAIAAAVPLTSYTRAATTLVMEELQDRRSRKFDYSAIKSFSVSSSDGKRTSIGGNNGGGGKVRPGVNGNDGDGKFASSDQYRTIVPDGASQVSPSGNTEEAESITGQDSREEELKLCNSVVEEASRMQASGKDEALDHGNMQRLVSPANAKIEPDDFVGFFKTDFFYRSQLTLDPNNPLLLSNYAQFLFSVAHDYDRAEEYFKKATVVEPPDAEAYSKYAFFLWKAKSDLWAAEESFLKAIDADPNNTYYHADYAQFLWNTGADDTCFPLNPPDTTQEA, from the exons ATGGGGGTGAAAGTAGCTACGACGTGTTTTCAATTGCCGCAGCCGGTGATCCCtcatccttcttcttcctcacaagCGCTAGCCTCTGCAATTTCGTCTCCTTCATCGAAACGACGGTGCCTCAGTGAAGGAGGAGCTACTACTTTCGTGTGCCGGTACGTGCAGAGACTAGACCGATCGGCTCTATTTGGTTCCCCGTCGTCGTCGAAGCTCCGCAGATCTCGGTCTTACGAGTACCCTAAGTCCGGTGTTCGGACTATGAGGAGAGCTTGCAGTGCCAGCTTGGACTCCTTCTCGGACGAAGAATTCTCCAAGAAGATGCAAGAATTAGCACTTAGGTTTCAACTCTCCGACGTCGAAGACAATGATAACGGCAACAACGCCTCCGTGGATGATGAATCGGAGGTAGCTTCTGATACAAGAGACAGTCACGACAACAGCTTAGAGTCTTCAGAGTTTATACAGGCGAGTATTGAAATGAAAGCAAATAGCGTTGATCTTCCACTTTCACTCCgaatgataaagaagaagatgcaATGGCAAGAAGGTTTTGGAGAAGCAGGGGAATCAGCCTATTGTTCTGTACAAAAGGCCTTCTCGTCCATGGTGTTTATAATAAGAGAGCTCCAGAGCTACACGTTACAGATGAGGGAGTTTCTGTTTTATGAGGATTTGCAGGGGATTCTTGGTCGCGTACAGAAGGAAATGCACGCTTCCTTCGTGTGGCTATTCCAACAAGTGTTCTCACATACACCGACTCTCATGGTGTATGTGATGATTCTACTGGCAAACTTTTCTGTACATTCCATGGCGAGTAATGCTGCCATCGCAGCTGCTGTACCTCTCACATCTTATACTCGAGCAGCGACAACGTTAGTGATGGAGGAATTACAGGACCGGAGGAGTCGAAAGTTTGATTATTCAGCGATCAAGTCATTTTCAGTCTCGTCTTCCGATGGCAAGAGAACTTCCATAGGCGGTAACAATGGCGGTGGTGGCAAGGTCCGTCCTGGAGTCAATGGCAATGACGGTGATGGCAAGTTTGCCAGTTCGGACCAGTACAGAACAATTGTCCCTGATGGAGCTTCACAGGTGTCCCCCTCAGGTAATACAGAGGAAGCAGAGTCCATTACAGGGCAAGacagtagagaagaagagttaaaATTATGTAATTCCGTAGTTGAAGAAGCATCAAGAATGCAAGCGTCAGGGAAAGATGAAGCTCTGGATCACGGGAACATGCAGAGATTAGTCTCCCCTGCAAACGCAAAGATTGAACCAGATGATTTTGTGGGTTTCTTCAAAACAGACTTTTTCTATCGATCACAGTTGACTCTGGATCCTAATAACCCTCTTCTCCTCTCAAATTATGCTCAATTTCTCTTCTCCGTTGCCCATGATTACGACAg GGCAGAGGAGTACTTTAAGAAAGCTACAGTTGTAGAACCACCGGACGCGGAGGCATACAGCAAGTACGCGTTCTTCCTTTGGAAAGCAAAGAGCGATTTGTGGGCAGCTGAAGAGAGCTTCTTAAAAGCCATTGATGCTGATCCTAACAATACTTATTATCATGCTGACTATGCACAGTTTCTATGGAACACTGGTGCGGATGACACATGCTTCCCTCTCAACCCCCCTGATACCACCCAAGAAGCCTAG